In Streptomyces sp. TLI_146, the genomic stretch CCGTGAAGTCCTCGGCGCCGGGGGCCGGAGGCATCGGCTCGGGCATCGGGTGCAGCCGGCCGAGGAGGGCGGCGTCCGGGGTGTCGTCGCCCAGGAGATGGCCGATCAGCCGGTCGGGCACGCGCAACGCGCGGCTGAGGAAGGGGCGTTCGGGCTCCTGCTCCTCCAGCAGGCCGAGGGCCCGCAGCGGCGCCGACGCGTGGAGTCGGGCGCGGGCCTGTGCCGAGGACGCGGGCAGCCCGCACAGATCGAGGGCCAGGCCCACGCTGGCGCGGCGCCGGCTCACGTCGTCGTTGAGGTAGCCGTACAGCGCCTCGAAGGTGCGGTCGACGTCCGGGGCGAGGGCGATGAGCAGGACGGTGGCGTCCCACCCGGTCAGCCCCATCCGCTCGGCCAGCCGCGCCAGCCGGTCGGCGCGTCCCCTCGCCTCGACGGCGACGGGCATGACAACCCCGGGCGCGCTGTCGCCCTCGGCGGGCGACCAGGTGTGCAGCAGGTGGTGCACCGCCTCGTCGGACAGGAAGAGGCCGCGCAGCGGGTCCTCGGCCGTGGGGTCGGCGGCGGCGCGGTGCCCGGCCAGCGCGGCCACCCGTTCCCGCAGTGCCGCGAGGTGGGCGAGCAGCGCCCGCGCGGGGTCGTCGTACGGGCCGGGCACCGGCGCGCCGGGGGCGGCGGCCGGTGTCTCGGCGTACCGGGCGCTCATCGCGGGTCCGGGCGGTCGGGCGCGGTGGCCTCGCGGGCGGCACGGGCGGTGGCCACCTGGTGCGGCCGGTGGGAGCGCTCGGAGGACTGCGGTGGGCCGTCCTCCGGGCCGCGCAGCCGGACCGTCGCCCCCTCGGTGACGGCGGGCCCGGCGTCGTACTCGGGGTAGGCGGGGAAGGGCACGGTCACCACCAGGTCGAGGGACGGCCTGAGTTCGCCGCCCAGGGCGGACCAGATCTCGGCGAGGGAGCGGGACTCCGTCCGGGTACCGGCCACCGTCACCGGCACCGAAAGCCCCAGCGCCGCGAGGGCGCCGGGGAGTTCGGCGGGCGGCACCAGCTCCCGTGTCAGCAGGGTCGCCAGTACGGCCGACAGCAGCCGGTGTTCGTCCTGCGGGGTCTTGGTCCAGGCCGTCACCAGGTACGACAGCCGGAACCAGCGCGGCGGCCTGCGGCGCCGCACCACGATGTCCCGCTCGTCGCGCACCGGCAGGTGGCCGCGCTGGCGCCGGTCCACGTCCTCCCGGATGTCGTAGAGGTAGGTGTTGACCACGGGGGCGTTGCGGCGGGCCGCCCAGTCGCGGGTGGGGGCGTCGAAGGACACGTCGATGCCGGAGCCGGCCAGCGCTCCGCCGCCGAGGAGGCGTTTGAGTACCTCGTCCACCTCGTGGATCACGTTCGCGCTCCCGCC encodes the following:
- a CDS encoding DUF4255 domain-containing protein, with translation MIHEVDEVLKRLLGGGALAGSGIDVSFDAPTRDWAARRNAPVVNTYLYDIREDVDRRQRGHLPVRDERDIVVRRRRPPRWFRLSYLVTAWTKTPQDEHRLLSAVLATLLTRELVPPAELPGALAALGLSVPVTVAGTRTESRSLAEIWSALGGELRPSLDLVVTVPFPAYPEYDAGPAVTEGATVRLRGPEDGPPQSSERSHRPHQVATARAAREATAPDRPDPR